The proteins below are encoded in one region of Amycolatopsis magusensis:
- a CDS encoding nicotinate phosphoribosyltransferase has product MATERTGNGGSTALLTDHYELTMLGSALADGTADRPCVFEVFARRLPAGRRYGVVAGTGRVIDAIGSFRFTDAELSQLESTAVVDDATLSWLADYEFAGDIEGYAEGELYFPGSPILTVRGSFAEAVVLETLVLSILNHDSAIASAAARMSSAAHGRPIIEMGGRRTHEYAAVAAARAAYLAGFATTSNLEAGRRYGIPTRGTVAHAFMLLHDDEEQAFRAQVDKLGADTTLLVDTYDITAGIETAVRVAGAELGAIRIDSGDVGVLARKAREQLDALGAKDTRIVVSGDLDEHAIAGLRAEPVDAYGVGTSVVTGSGAPTAGMVYKLVEVDGRPVAKRSTHKESRGGRKGAFRRHKPTGTALEEVVYPAGGPAPELGPDDRELQIPLVRAGQPADGLPTLDDARQRLRKGLVSLPWEGLKLSHGEPAVPTVFR; this is encoded by the coding sequence ATGGCCACTGAGCGAACCGGCAACGGCGGCAGCACCGCCCTGCTCACCGACCACTACGAGCTGACCATGCTGGGCAGCGCGCTGGCCGACGGCACCGCCGACCGGCCGTGCGTGTTCGAGGTGTTCGCCAGGCGGCTGCCCGCCGGGCGGCGCTACGGCGTGGTCGCGGGCACCGGACGGGTGATCGACGCGATCGGCAGCTTCCGCTTCACCGACGCCGAGCTGAGCCAGCTCGAGTCGACCGCGGTGGTGGACGACGCGACGCTGTCCTGGCTGGCCGACTACGAGTTCGCCGGGGACATCGAGGGCTACGCCGAGGGTGAGCTGTACTTCCCCGGCTCGCCGATCCTCACCGTCCGGGGCAGCTTCGCCGAGGCCGTGGTGCTGGAGACGCTGGTGCTGTCCATCCTGAACCACGACAGCGCGATCGCCTCCGCGGCGGCGCGCATGTCCAGCGCCGCGCACGGCAGGCCGATCATCGAGATGGGCGGGCGCCGCACGCACGAGTACGCCGCGGTCGCCGCCGCCAGGGCCGCCTACCTGGCCGGGTTCGCCACCACCTCGAACCTGGAGGCGGGCCGCCGCTACGGCATCCCCACCCGCGGCACCGTCGCGCACGCGTTCATGCTGCTGCACGACGACGAGGAACAGGCGTTCCGCGCGCAGGTGGACAAGCTCGGCGCGGACACCACCCTTCTGGTGGACACCTACGACATCACCGCGGGCATCGAGACCGCGGTCCGCGTGGCCGGAGCGGAGCTCGGCGCCATCCGGATCGACTCCGGCGACGTCGGCGTGCTGGCCCGCAAGGCCCGCGAACAGCTCGACGCCCTCGGCGCCAAGGACACCCGGATCGTGGTCTCCGGCGACCTGGACGAGCACGCCATCGCGGGCCTGCGGGCCGAGCCGGTGGACGCGTACGGCGTGGGCACCTCGGTGGTCACCGGCTCCGGCGCGCCGACCGCGGGCATGGTCTACAAGCTGGTCGAGGTGGACGGCCGCCCGGTGGCCAAGCGCAGCACGCACAAGGAGTCGCGCGGCGGCCGCAAGGGCGCGTTCCGGCGGCACAAGCCGACCGGGACCGCGCTGGAGGAGGTCGTCTACCCGGCGGGCGGGCCCGCGCCGGAACTCGGCCCCGACGACCGCGAACTGCAGATCCCCCTGGTGCGGGCTGGACAGCCCGCCGACGGCCTGCCCACCCTGGACGACGCGCGGCAACGCCTGCGCAAGGGCTTGGTGAGCCTGCCGTGGGAGGGCCTCAAGCTGTCGCACGGCGAGCCCGCCGTGCCCACGGTTTTCCGCTGA
- a CDS encoding ATP-dependent DNA helicase has protein sequence MPKSAELTTARKGSLPGVLELLTHAVESVGGAERAGQVEMADAVGRAIRTGEHLAVQAGTGTGKSLAYLVPAIRHAVEKGTTVVVSTATIALQRQLVDRDLPRLAKALKKPLGREPTFAILKGRRNYLCLHRLDTGAPEEPEDQGLFDPFAASRTGKEVKRLHEWSSDTETGDRDELVPGVSDQAWRQLSVSARECLGVSRCPIGTDCFAERARAEAGRADVVVTNHALLAIDALQGYQVLPEHDLVIIDEAHELVDRVTSVATAELTSPMVSTAGRRCGKLIDADLADRLMEASDGLALVLDDLPAGRLDSLPQPLTGALPMIRDAAHTCLSALGSDRKDDGADDATARKLARTLLEEVHDTAVRLLEAFDEDQAHRPDVVWLSGDPYSSNPRPPALHVAPLSVAGLLRERVFGQTTTVLTSATLALGGTFDTLARQWGLPPSQAAERKSDPGTATEKAAPSDKETIRWTGLDVGSPFDHRKNGILYMAKHLPTPGRDGLAERTLDEIAELIDAAGGRTLGLFSSMRAAKQATEELRDRVKHPILCQGDDSTSLLVRKFSEDTRTCLFGTLSLWQGVDVPGPSLQLVLVDRLPFPRPDDPVSSARQRAVEARGGNGFLTVAATHAALLLAQGVGRLHRSTSDRGVVAILDSRLANARYGSFLRASLPPFWPTTDPEVARAALRRLDAAAPA, from the coding sequence GTGCCGAAGTCCGCTGAACTCACCACCGCACGCAAGGGCAGCCTCCCGGGGGTGCTGGAACTGCTCACGCACGCCGTGGAGTCGGTGGGCGGGGCCGAGCGCGCCGGTCAGGTCGAGATGGCCGACGCGGTCGGCCGCGCCATCCGCACCGGTGAGCACCTCGCCGTGCAGGCGGGCACCGGGACCGGCAAATCGCTGGCCTACCTGGTGCCCGCGATCCGGCACGCGGTGGAGAAGGGCACCACGGTGGTCGTCTCGACCGCGACCATCGCCCTGCAGCGCCAGCTCGTCGACCGCGACCTGCCCCGGCTGGCGAAGGCGCTGAAGAAGCCGCTCGGCCGCGAACCGACCTTCGCCATCCTCAAGGGGCGGCGCAACTACCTCTGCCTGCACCGGCTCGACACCGGCGCTCCCGAGGAGCCGGAGGACCAGGGCCTGTTCGACCCGTTCGCGGCGTCGCGCACGGGCAAGGAGGTCAAGCGGCTGCACGAGTGGTCGTCGGACACCGAGACCGGCGACCGCGACGAGCTGGTGCCCGGCGTGTCCGACCAGGCGTGGCGGCAGCTCTCGGTGTCGGCGCGCGAGTGCCTGGGCGTGTCCCGCTGCCCGATCGGCACGGACTGCTTCGCCGAACGCGCGCGGGCCGAGGCCGGGCGCGCGGACGTGGTGGTCACCAACCACGCGCTGCTCGCCATCGACGCGCTGCAGGGCTACCAGGTGCTGCCCGAGCACGACCTGGTGATCATCGACGAGGCCCACGAACTGGTCGACCGGGTCACCTCGGTGGCCACCGCCGAGCTGACCAGCCCGATGGTCTCCACCGCCGGGCGCCGCTGCGGCAAGCTGATCGACGCCGACCTCGCCGACCGGTTGATGGAGGCCAGCGACGGGCTGGCGCTGGTGCTCGACGACCTCCCTGCGGGACGGCTGGACTCGCTGCCGCAGCCGCTCACCGGCGCGCTGCCGATGATCCGCGACGCCGCGCACACCTGCCTGTCCGCGCTCGGTTCCGACCGCAAGGACGACGGCGCCGACGACGCGACCGCCCGCAAACTGGCGCGCACCCTGCTCGAAGAGGTGCACGACACCGCGGTCCGGCTGCTGGAGGCCTTCGACGAGGACCAGGCGCACCGGCCGGACGTGGTCTGGCTCAGCGGCGACCCGTACTCGTCGAACCCGCGCCCGCCCGCGCTGCACGTGGCCCCGCTGAGCGTGGCCGGGCTGCTGCGCGAACGGGTTTTCGGCCAGACCACCACCGTGCTCACCTCGGCCACGCTCGCGCTCGGCGGCACCTTCGACACGCTGGCCCGGCAGTGGGGCCTGCCGCCGTCGCAGGCCGCCGAGCGGAAGTCCGACCCCGGCACGGCCACCGAGAAGGCGGCGCCGTCGGACAAGGAGACCATCCGCTGGACCGGCCTGGACGTCGGATCGCCGTTCGACCACCGCAAGAACGGCATCCTCTACATGGCCAAGCACCTGCCGACGCCCGGCCGGGACGGGCTCGCCGAGCGCACGCTGGACGAGATCGCCGAACTGATCGACGCCGCCGGCGGGCGCACGCTCGGCCTGTTCTCGTCGATGCGCGCGGCGAAGCAGGCCACCGAGGAGCTGCGGGACCGGGTCAAGCACCCGATCCTGTGCCAGGGCGACGATTCCACCTCGCTGCTGGTGCGCAAGTTCAGCGAGGACACGCGCACCTGCCTGTTCGGCACGCTGTCGCTGTGGCAGGGCGTGGACGTGCCAGGCCCGTCGCTGCAGCTGGTGCTGGTGGACCGGCTGCCGTTCCCGCGCCCGGACGACCCGGTGTCCTCGGCCCGCCAGCGCGCGGTGGAAGCCCGCGGTGGCAACGGTTTCCTCACCGTGGCCGCCACGCACGCGGCGCTGCTGCTCGCGCAGGGCGTCGGGCGGCTGCACCGGTCGACCAGCGACCGCGGCGTGGTGGCGATCCTGGACTCGCGGCTGGCGAACGCCCGGTACGGCAGCTTCCTGCGGGCCTCGCTGCCGCCGTTCTGGCCGACCACCGACCCGGAAGTGGCCAGGGCCGCGCTGCGCAGGCTCGACGCCGCCGCCCCCGCCTGA
- a CDS encoding methylated-DNA--[protein]-cysteine S-methyltransferase, with translation METVAFGSLATEVGKVLVAVTPAGLAATEFDDTPELRERIASRLGLPAVSDSARVAPVLAELREYFDGARERFDFAVDWRLYSVTQQRVLGALYETVPYGKTVTYGELAERSGTGVRARGIGSIMGSNPIPIVVPCHRVLASTGLGGFSGGEGVPSKRQLLTLEGHLPPGLW, from the coding sequence ATGGAGACGGTGGCGTTCGGCAGCCTGGCGACCGAGGTGGGAAAGGTGCTGGTGGCGGTCACGCCAGCCGGTTTGGCGGCCACGGAGTTCGATGACACGCCGGAGCTGCGGGAGCGGATCGCCTCACGGCTCGGGCTGCCGGCGGTTTCGGATTCGGCGCGCGTGGCCCCGGTGCTGGCGGAGCTGCGCGAGTACTTCGACGGCGCGCGGGAGCGGTTCGACTTCGCCGTCGACTGGCGGCTGTACTCGGTGACGCAGCAGCGGGTGCTCGGAGCGCTCTATGAGACCGTGCCGTACGGCAAGACGGTGACCTACGGCGAACTCGCGGAACGCAGCGGCACGGGCGTGCGCGCGCGGGGGATCGGCTCGATCATGGGCAGCAACCCGATCCCGATCGTGGTGCCATGTCATCGGGTACTGGCCAGCACTGGTTTGGGGGGTTTCAGCGGCGGGGAAGGCGTTCCTTCGAAGCGGCAGCTGCTTACGTTGGAGGGGCATTTGCCGCCTGGGTTGTGGTGA
- a CDS encoding PLP-dependent cysteine synthase family protein: protein MARYESLLDALGGTPLVGLPRLSPTHDVRLWAKLEDRNPTGSIKDRPALAMIEAAEREGTLRRGATILEPTSGNTGIALAMAAKLKGYGLVCVMPENTSAERKQLLQAYGARIVFSPAAGGSNEAVRRAKELAKANPEWVMLYQYGNPANADAHYRGTGPELLKDLPTLTHFVGGLGTTGTLVGVGRYLHEAKPDVQIIAAEPRYGELVYGLRNIDEGFVPELYDPSVLNGRYSVGAYDALRRTRELLEHEGIFAGISTGAVLHAALAVAEKAAARGEPADVAFVVADAGWKYLSTGAYSGTLDDAAARLDGELWA from the coding sequence ATGGCGCGCTACGAGTCGCTGCTCGACGCGCTCGGCGGCACCCCGCTGGTGGGGTTGCCCCGGCTCTCGCCGACCCACGACGTGCGGTTGTGGGCCAAACTCGAGGACCGCAACCCGACCGGTTCGATCAAGGACCGGCCCGCGCTGGCGATGATCGAGGCCGCCGAGCGCGAGGGCACGCTGCGGCGTGGGGCCACCATCCTCGAGCCGACCTCGGGCAACACCGGGATCGCGCTGGCGATGGCGGCCAAGCTCAAGGGCTACGGGCTGGTTTGCGTGATGCCGGAGAACACCTCGGCGGAGCGCAAGCAGTTGTTGCAGGCCTACGGCGCCCGGATCGTGTTCTCCCCGGCGGCCGGTGGGTCGAACGAGGCGGTCCGGCGGGCGAAGGAACTGGCCAAGGCCAACCCGGAATGGGTGATGCTCTACCAGTACGGCAACCCGGCCAACGCCGACGCGCACTACCGGGGGACCGGGCCGGAGCTGTTGAAGGACCTGCCCACGCTCACCCACTTCGTCGGCGGGCTCGGCACCACGGGCACCCTGGTCGGGGTGGGGCGGTACCTGCACGAGGCGAAGCCGGACGTGCAGATCATCGCCGCCGAGCCGCGGTACGGGGAGCTCGTGTACGGGCTGCGGAACATCGATGAGGGTTTCGTGCCGGAGCTGTACGACCCGAGCGTGCTGAACGGGCGATACTCGGTCGGCGCCTACGACGCGCTGCGCCGGACCCGGGAGCTGCTGGAGCACGAAGGCATCTTCGCGGGCATCTCGACGGGCGCGGTGTTGCACGCGGCACTGGCGGTCGCCGAGAAGGCAGCCGCCCGCGGCGAACCGGCGGACGTGGCCTTCGTGGTCGCGGACGCCGGGTGGAAGTACCTCTCCACCGGCGCCTACAGCGGCACCCTGGACGACGCCGCCGCCCGCCTGGACGGCGAACTCTGGGCCTAG
- a CDS encoding isochorismatase family protein — protein MAKALIVVDVQNDFCEGGALGVAGGADLAARISGFLRENAYDQVVATRDYHIDPGAHFSDEPDFVRSWPRHCEAGTPGAAFHPALDVAPISAVFSKGQYSDGYSGFEGSTESGENLADWLRTREVDTVDVVGIATDHCVRATALDAAEAGFTVRVLLDLTAGVSRATVDSALADLRAAGADLTGTPVVSG, from the coding sequence ATGGCGAAGGCGCTGATCGTCGTGGACGTGCAGAACGACTTCTGCGAGGGCGGGGCACTGGGGGTGGCGGGCGGCGCCGACCTGGCCGCGCGGATCTCCGGCTTCCTGCGGGAGAACGCCTACGACCAGGTCGTGGCCACCAGGGACTACCACATCGATCCCGGCGCGCACTTCAGCGACGAACCGGACTTCGTGCGGTCGTGGCCGCGGCACTGCGAGGCGGGCACGCCGGGTGCCGCCTTCCATCCCGCGCTCGACGTGGCACCGATCTCGGCGGTCTTCTCGAAGGGGCAGTACAGCGACGGCTACTCCGGCTTCGAGGGCAGCACCGAAAGCGGGGAGAACCTGGCGGACTGGCTGCGCACGCGCGAGGTGGACACCGTCGACGTGGTGGGCATCGCCACCGACCACTGCGTCCGGGCGACCGCGCTGGACGCCGCCGAGGCCGGATTCACCGTGCGGGTGCTGCTCGACCTGACGGCGGGCGTCTCGAGGGCCACTGTGGACAGCGCACTGGCGGACCTGCGTGCCGCCGGGGCCGACCTCACCGGCACCCCGGTGGTCAGCGGCTGA
- a CDS encoding rhomboid family intramembrane serine protease: protein MEPVPAPEPARPPKPPVPPGKRIVPPKPLASLVVVTGFVALLWVIEAVDTVLAHPFDDDGVWPRTIEQWDGLIWAPMLHYGWDHLAANSVPLLVLGMLATSGGLRQFFGVTTIIWLCAGFGTFLIGSEGVHAGASGLVFGLLSFLLVRGLFARSILQILIAVGVFLLYGYALWGVLPTEPGVSWEGHLCGAIGGILAAWMVGKSVRPPKPQPAINP from the coding sequence GTGGAGCCAGTACCAGCACCCGAACCCGCCAGACCGCCCAAGCCGCCGGTGCCGCCCGGCAAGCGGATCGTGCCGCCGAAACCGCTGGCCTCGCTCGTCGTGGTCACCGGGTTCGTCGCCCTGCTCTGGGTGATCGAGGCCGTCGACACCGTGCTCGCGCACCCCTTCGACGACGACGGCGTCTGGCCGCGCACCATCGAGCAGTGGGACGGCCTGATCTGGGCGCCGATGCTGCACTACGGCTGGGACCACCTCGCCGCGAACTCCGTGCCGCTGCTCGTGCTCGGCATGCTCGCCACCTCCGGCGGCCTGCGGCAGTTCTTCGGCGTGACCACGATCATCTGGCTCTGCGCCGGCTTCGGCACCTTCCTGATCGGCAGCGAAGGCGTGCACGCGGGCGCCTCCGGACTGGTCTTCGGCCTGCTCAGCTTCCTCCTCGTGCGCGGCCTGTTCGCGCGGAGCATCCTGCAGATCCTGATCGCCGTCGGCGTCTTCCTGCTCTACGGCTACGCGTTGTGGGGCGTGCTCCCGACCGAACCCGGCGTCTCTTGGGAAGGCCACCTGTGCGGCGCCATCGGCGGCATCCTCGCGGCTTGGATGGTCGGCAAATCGGTCCGCCCACCCAAGCCGCAACCAGCGATAAACCCCTAG
- a CDS encoding biotin transporter BioY, which yields MSTLTLAARRPVLADLIPGALVRDITLVAAGAGLTGLAAQLVIPVPGSPVPMTGQTFAALLVGAALGWQRGGAAMLLYLLAGAAGVPWFNGGTSGMFGASAGYIAGFVLAGALVGALAGRGGDRTPVRTAGTMVLGNLAIYAVGVPWLMAAASMDLATAFDKGVLPFLLGDALKIVVAAGLLPVSWALVNRFRRQN from the coding sequence TTGTCGACGCTGACCCTCGCCGCCCGCCGTCCGGTGCTGGCGGATCTCATCCCCGGTGCGCTGGTTCGCGACATCACCCTGGTCGCCGCCGGTGCCGGGCTCACCGGCCTGGCCGCGCAGCTGGTCATCCCGGTGCCGGGCAGCCCGGTGCCGATGACCGGCCAGACCTTCGCCGCCCTGCTCGTCGGCGCGGCGCTGGGCTGGCAGCGCGGCGGTGCCGCGATGCTGCTGTACCTGCTCGCGGGCGCGGCGGGCGTGCCGTGGTTCAACGGCGGCACCTCCGGCATGTTCGGCGCCAGCGCGGGCTACATCGCGGGCTTCGTGCTCGCCGGTGCGCTGGTGGGCGCGCTCGCGGGCCGCGGTGGTGACCGCACGCCGGTGCGCACCGCGGGCACCATGGTGCTGGGCAACCTGGCGATCTACGCGGTCGGCGTGCCGTGGCTGATGGCCGCCGCCTCGATGGACCTGGCCACCGCCTTCGACAAGGGCGTGCTGCCGTTCCTGCTCGGCGACGCGCTGAAGATCGTCGTGGCCGCCGGGCTGCTGCCGGTGTCCTGGGCGCTGGTGAACCGCTTCCGCCGCCAGAACTGA
- a CDS encoding MoaD/ThiS family protein, giving the protein MAVNVSIPTILRTHTGGEKSVEASGKTVLEVIDDVESRHGGIKARLVKDEKLHRFINVYVNDEDVRFAGGLEAEVKDGDTLTILPAVAGGAR; this is encoded by the coding sequence ATGGCCGTGAACGTGTCCATCCCGACCATCCTGCGGACGCACACCGGCGGCGAGAAGTCCGTCGAGGCGTCCGGCAAGACGGTGCTCGAGGTGATCGACGACGTGGAGAGCCGCCACGGTGGTATCAAGGCGCGCCTGGTCAAGGACGAGAAGCTGCACCGGTTCATCAACGTCTACGTCAACGATGAGGACGTCCGGTTCGCCGGTGGGCTGGAGGCCGAGGTCAAGGACGGCGACACGCTGACCATCCTGCCCGCGGTGGCCGGCGGCGCGCGCTAG
- a CDS encoding Mov34/MPN/PAD-1 family protein: protein MLRIRRELVDEIVAHARRDHPDEACGVIAGPDDGSDRPERFIPMLNAARSPTFYQFDSGDQLRLYREMAANDEVPVVIYHSHTATEAYPSRTDASIASEPFAHYVLVSTRDPEVHEFRSYRIVDGEITEEPVEIEE, encoded by the coding sequence GTGCTTCGGATCCGCCGTGAACTAGTCGACGAGATCGTCGCGCACGCCCGCCGGGACCACCCGGACGAGGCGTGCGGGGTGATCGCCGGGCCGGATGACGGCTCGGACCGCCCAGAGCGGTTCATCCCCATGCTGAACGCGGCGCGCTCGCCGACGTTCTACCAGTTCGACTCCGGTGATCAGCTAAGGCTTTACCGCGAGATGGCCGCCAACGACGAGGTGCCCGTGGTGATCTACCACTCGCACACCGCCACCGAGGCCTACCCCTCGCGCACCGACGCCTCCATCGCGTCCGAACCGTTCGCGCACTACGTCCTGGTCTCCACCAGGGACCCCGAGGTGCACGAATTCCGGTCGTACCGGATCGTCGACGGTGAGATCACCGAGGAGCCGGTCGAAATCGAGGAATAA
- a CDS encoding DUF2017 domain-containing protein — protein sequence MKPWRRKGARLQAGFEQQEAAVLRGLVSQVDDMLRARSEEAPQDELAELTGIRTGPSEAPNDPVLSRLLPDFHRLDPDNPAKEDLDSAAALRSLHEPELLDAKVGVAAVVLQTLSPDGGEVRLSFEQADAWLSALNDVRLALGTALDVTEEMPDELPPEDPRAPHLGVYHWLTWVQESLVQALTE from the coding sequence GTGAAGCCGTGGCGCCGCAAGGGCGCGCGCCTGCAGGCCGGCTTCGAGCAGCAGGAGGCCGCGGTGCTGCGTGGCCTGGTCAGCCAGGTCGACGACATGCTGCGCGCCCGGTCGGAAGAGGCCCCGCAGGACGAGCTGGCCGAGCTGACCGGCATCCGCACCGGCCCGAGCGAGGCCCCGAACGACCCGGTGCTCTCGCGGCTGCTGCCCGACTTCCACCGCCTCGACCCGGACAACCCGGCCAAGGAGGACCTGGACTCCGCCGCCGCGCTGCGCTCGTTGCACGAGCCGGAGCTGCTGGACGCGAAGGTCGGGGTCGCCGCGGTGGTGCTCCAGACGCTGTCGCCGGACGGCGGTGAGGTGCGGCTGAGCTTCGAGCAGGCCGACGCCTGGCTGTCCGCGCTGAACGATGTGCGCCTGGCACTGGGCACCGCGCTCGACGTGACCGAGGAAATGCCCGACGAGCTGCCGCCGGAGGACCCGCGCGCGCCGCACCTCGGCGTCTACCACTGGCTGACCTGGGTGCAGGAAAGCCTGGTGCAGGCGCTGACCGAGTGA
- the clpS gene encoding ATP-dependent Clp protease adapter ClpS — protein MSTPAAEPMVEPSAADLGAEDKPWQTIVWNDPVNLMSYVTYVFQKLFGYSRDHATKLMLDVHHKGKAIVSSGGKEKVEGDVAKLHAAGLWATMEHPS, from the coding sequence ATGAGTACGCCTGCCGCCGAACCGATGGTGGAGCCGTCCGCGGCCGACCTGGGGGCTGAGGACAAGCCGTGGCAAACCATCGTCTGGAACGACCCGGTGAACCTCATGTCGTACGTGACCTACGTGTTCCAGAAGCTCTTCGGGTACAGCCGTGACCACGCCACCAAGCTGATGCTCGACGTGCACCACAAGGGCAAGGCCATCGTCTCCTCCGGTGGCAAGGAGAAGGTCGAGGGCGACGTGGCGAAACTGCACGCGGCCGGGCTCTGGGCGACCATGGAGCACCCGTCGTGA
- a CDS encoding P1 family peptidase — protein MNLFTDVPGVLVGHHERVGGGWASGTTVVLVPEGAVGAVDQRGGAPGTRETNLLEPENLVQRVNAVCLSGGSAYGLAAADGVMRWLGERSMGFPVGQQPHEVVPIVPAAVLFDLPRGEWGNRPDASFGYAACEAAASGEFALGTVGAGAGAAVGSLKGGIGSASERVGEFVVGALAAVNASGEAVDLRTGRAFAADHEVDGEFGVRWPDRPGEVTPAPTDLNTTIGVVAVDAALSKAEARRLAVAAQDGLARAVRPAHTMFDGDTVFALATGARPLPVVSGPFADASRAGALDQLCSAAARVFARAMVRGLLAATSAGGLKAYREVWPEAFGG, from the coding sequence GTGAACCTCTTCACCGACGTGCCGGGCGTGCTGGTGGGCCACCACGAGCGCGTGGGCGGCGGCTGGGCCAGCGGCACCACGGTGGTGCTGGTGCCCGAGGGCGCGGTCGGCGCGGTCGACCAGCGCGGTGGCGCGCCGGGGACCCGCGAGACGAACCTGCTGGAGCCGGAGAACCTGGTGCAGCGGGTGAACGCGGTCTGCCTGTCCGGCGGGAGCGCGTACGGCCTGGCCGCGGCGGACGGCGTGATGCGCTGGCTGGGCGAGCGGTCGATGGGGTTCCCGGTGGGGCAGCAGCCGCACGAGGTGGTGCCGATCGTGCCCGCCGCGGTGCTGTTCGACCTGCCGCGCGGCGAGTGGGGCAACCGGCCGGACGCCTCTTTCGGGTACGCGGCCTGCGAGGCAGCCGCTTCGGGTGAATTCGCGCTGGGCACGGTCGGCGCGGGCGCCGGGGCGGCGGTCGGCTCGCTCAAGGGCGGCATCGGCTCGGCTTCGGAGCGGGTCGGCGAGTTCGTGGTCGGCGCGCTGGCGGCGGTGAACGCCTCCGGCGAGGCCGTGGACCTGCGGACCGGCCGGGCGTTCGCCGCGGACCACGAGGTCGACGGCGAGTTCGGCGTGCGCTGGCCGGACCGGCCCGGCGAGGTCACCCCGGCACCGACCGACCTGAACACCACGATCGGCGTGGTCGCGGTGGACGCGGCGCTGTCGAAGGCCGAAGCGCGACGGCTGGCTGTCGCCGCGCAGGACGGCCTCGCCCGCGCCGTGCGGCCCGCCCACACGATGTTCGACGGCGACACCGTCTTCGCGCTGGCGACCGGCGCGCGGCCGCTGCCCGTGGTGAGCGGCCCGTTCGCCGACGCCTCGCGCGCGGGCGCGCTCGACCAGTTGTGTTCCGCCGCCGCCCGGGTGTTCGCCAGGGCGATGGTGCGCGGCCTGCTCGCCGCCACGAGCGCCGGTGGCCTGAAGGCCTACCGCGAGGTCTGGCCGGAGGCCTTCGGCGGCTGA